One Papaver somniferum cultivar HN1 chromosome 10, ASM357369v1, whole genome shotgun sequence genomic window carries:
- the LOC113318453 gene encoding uncharacterized protein LOC113318453 isoform X1, with the protein MFIMRNLLIILNSEIYNTFENDNNMAIHDTVATLCTNFVDLSCDSTNVFVNVEQIDVGQAVCTEKLEPLYVCLLHFADSKDPIMHATIVAVGPFFVDPSNSSRDACMNVEPIDTGQSTWTTDFEPLSMCLTHFADFDDPMRIDIVNAFDSSMGNIGNLTTEVISTDLNPYLGVIAFNELEPLDLCLENFVECDALMPIVSVSTFLPPISSEGSLFTENISVDLEPDLVSALRMNTTEQSVSFVCE; encoded by the coding sequence ATGTTTataatgagaaaccttctaatCATTTTGAATTCTGAGATTTATAATACTTTTGAAAATGATAACAATATGGCTATTCATGATACTGTTGCTACACTATGCACAAATTTTGTTGATTTATCTTGTGATTCTACGAATGTTTTTGTGAATGTTGAACAGATTGATGTTGGTCAGGCAGTTTGTACCGAAAAACTTGAACCTTTATATGTTTGCTTATTGCATTTTGCTGATTCTAAAGATCCCATTATGCATGCAACTATTGTTGCAGTAGGTCCATTTTTCGTCGATCCATCTAATAGTTCTCGAGATGCATGTATGAATGTGGAGCCAATTGATACAGGGCAGTCAACTTGGACAACTGATTTTGAACCACTCTCCATGTGTTTAACTCATTTTGCAGACTTCGATGACCCTATGCGaattgacattgtcaatgcatttGATTCTTCGATGGGAAATATAGGTAACTtaacaacggaagttatttccaCGGACCTAAACCCATATTTAGGGGTTATTGCTTTTAATGAACTTGAACCACTAGATCTATGCTTAGAAAATTTTGTTGAGTGTGATGCTCTGATGCCTATTGTTAGTGTTAGTACATTTCTTCCTCCGATTTCTAGTGAAGGTAGTTTGTTTACTGAAAATATTTCAGTTGATCTTGAACCAGATTTAGTGTCTGCGCTCCGAATGAACACTACGGAACAATCTGTATCCTTTGTGTGTGAATAA
- the LOC113318453 gene encoding uncharacterized protein LOC113318453 isoform X2, producing the protein MWELVLVSRDSEKSKEIGGVMDVTGLGTDLNLETEVGVTLGLGTCFLGPDGISWQHIYKYQSEMQRGRGVLVTAMTSYQEDESMSLGEYRYGPQYQEIREHNRLMHGNPYQHYFETGDYSHEYQSYHQDDLSHAEIFNQNIASLERRIEMLETRGHMKIIIWFMVTRVPQNTLIIHTCTKPNTLGIGICMRYVNDL; encoded by the exons ATGTGGGAGCTGGTGCTGGTGTCTAGAGATTCAGAGAAGAGCAAGGAAATAGGCGGTGTTATGGATGTTACCGGACTCGGTACTGACCTGAATTTGGAGACTGAAGTTGGTGTCACATTGGGCCTGGGTACCTGTTTCCTTGGTCCAGATGGGATTTCTTGGCAACACATATATAAATACCAGTCTGAGATGCAAAGAGGAAGAG gtgTTCTTGTTACGGCAATGACGTCTTATCAAGAGGATGAGTCCATGTCTCTCGGAGAATACAGGTATGGACCGCAATACCAGGAGATTCGTGAACACAATCGTCTCATGCATGGAAATCCTTATCAGCATTACTTCGAAACTGGTGATTATTCACATGAGTATCAAAGTTACCATCAGGATGATTTGTCACATGCTGAGATTTTCAACCAGAATATAGCTAGTTTGGAAAGACGGATAGAGATGCTAGAAACCAGAGGTCATATGAAAATAATAATCTGGTTTATGGTAACTCGTGTTCCACAAAATACTTTGATTATTCATACATGTACAAAACCCAATACATTGGGGATAGGTATTTGCATGAGGTATGTGAACGATCTTTGA